A window from Deltaproteobacteria bacterium encodes these proteins:
- a CDS encoding MBL fold metallo-hydrolase: MIFRQLFDPETSTYTYLLADETTREAVLIDPVREHSERDATLVRELGLALRFTLETHVHADHITGADALREKLGSRAGVGAAAGVGCADLALADGAAVRVGGLELRAIATPGHTSGCTTYTCAAAGMAFTGDALLIRGCGRTDFQQGDARTLFRSVRERILTLPDATLLYPGHDYRGRTVTTVAEEKRWNPRLGLARSEDDFVAIMAALKLDYPRRMDESVPANLRCGTGPMPALRAPAVANLVAGQAGRQDVEVDFGAGI, encoded by the coding sequence ATGATCTTCCGGCAACTCTTCGATCCCGAGACCTCGACCTACACCTACTTGCTGGCGGACGAGACGACGCGGGAAGCCGTGCTGATCGACCCGGTCCGCGAGCACTCCGAGCGCGACGCAACGCTGGTACGCGAGCTCGGTCTCGCGCTGCGCTTCACGCTCGAGACGCATGTCCACGCGGACCACATCACGGGGGCCGACGCGCTGCGCGAAAAGCTCGGTTCGCGCGCCGGGGTGGGCGCCGCCGCGGGTGTCGGGTGCGCGGACCTCGCGCTCGCGGACGGCGCGGCGGTGCGCGTGGGCGGGCTCGAGCTGCGCGCGATCGCGACGCCGGGGCACACGAGCGGCTGCACCACCTACACCTGCGCCGCCGCCGGCATGGCCTTCACCGGCGACGCGCTCTTGATCCGCGGCTGCGGCCGCACCGACTTCCAGCAGGGCGACGCGCGCACGCTCTTCCGCTCCGTGCGCGAGCGCATCCTCACCCTGCCGGACGCGACGCTGCTCTACCCCGGCCACGACTACCGCGGCCGCACCGTCACGACCGTCGCCGAGGAAAAACGCTGGAACCCGCGCCTCGGCCTCGCGCGCAGCGAGGACGACTTCGTCGCGATCATGGCCGCGCTGAAGCTCGACTACCCGAGGCGCATGGACGAGTCCGTGCCTGCGAACCTGCGCTGCGGCACCGGCCCGATGCCCGCACTGCGCGCGCCCGCGGTCGCGAACCTCGTCGCTGGCCAGGCAGGCCGGCAGGACGTCGAGGTGGACTTCGGCGCGGGCATCTAG
- a CDS encoding class I SAM-dependent methyltransferase, with product MGFIYDFYERKVFPRALDAIMKNMGEMRGEALAGAHGDVLEIGFGTGLNLRYYPAGVSRVTTVDPMDALPERVRARIAAAPFPVDVHHLRADGRLPFDDARFDSCAITWTLCTIPDPVAALREAHRVLKPGATLHFIEHGRSDDEKTARWQDRWNPIHRVLACGCNVNRRIDAVVREGGFTLARLDRFLAPDAPRMFGEMYRGVGVR from the coding sequence GTGGGCTTCATCTACGACTTCTACGAGCGCAAGGTCTTTCCCCGCGCGCTCGACGCGATCATGAAGAACATGGGCGAGATGCGCGGCGAGGCCCTCGCCGGCGCACACGGCGATGTGCTGGAGATCGGCTTCGGCACGGGGCTGAATCTCAGGTACTACCCAGCGGGCGTTTCGCGCGTCACCACGGTGGACCCGATGGACGCGCTGCCGGAGCGCGTGCGGGCGCGCATCGCGGCGGCGCCGTTTCCGGTGGACGTGCATCACCTGCGCGCCGACGGGCGGCTCCCGTTTGACGACGCGCGCTTCGACTCGTGCGCGATCACGTGGACGCTGTGCACGATTCCGGACCCCGTGGCCGCGCTGCGCGAGGCGCACCGCGTGCTGAAGCCCGGCGCGACGCTGCACTTCATCGAGCATGGGCGCAGCGACGACGAGAAGACCGCGCGCTGGCAGGACCGCTGGAACCCGATTCACCGCGTGCTCGCGTGCGGCTGCAACGTGAACCGCCGCATCGACGCCGTGGTGCGCGAGGGCGGCTTCACGCTCGCGAGGCTCGACCGGTTCCTCGCGCCCGATGCGCCGCGCATGTTCGGGGAGATGTACCGAGGCGTGGGCGTGCGCTGA
- the radA gene encoding DNA repair protein RadA, producing MARARSVFVCSECGTQQPRMLGRCPGCGAWETLVEESVGGAESAPASSLVAAPEATSGCARPLADVDAEAAPRVVTGIAELDRVLGGGLVPGSVVLLGGEPGIGKSTLCLQLAANVAAAHGAVLYVSGEESLEQVRMRAGRLGAVPKSLLALAETRVEALAAPWQDARPKLVLVDSVQTLRTERVPSAPGSVAQVRESAALLAATAKAQGVPLVLVGHVTKDGALAGPRVLEHLVDVVLTFEGDRGHPYRILRATKNRFGATDELGVFTHEEKGLVAVENPSELFLAERQAGAPGSCVMPVIEGTRPLLLEVQALVAPAGYGTARRTCLGVDDGRVALLLAVLDRRTDVDLLSRDVFVNVVGGMRITEPAADLAVALAIASSRLDLPLPADVAACGEVGLGGEVRRVGRIEQRLREAARLGFRRVLVPAQLAATSVGGAEAIGVADIAAAVAWLRAQPPKASSERPRERSSFTPRDF from the coding sequence ATGGCGCGCGCACGTTCGGTGTTCGTTTGCTCGGAGTGCGGGACGCAGCAGCCTCGAATGCTCGGGCGCTGTCCTGGCTGCGGAGCATGGGAGACGCTCGTCGAGGAGTCGGTGGGCGGCGCGGAGAGCGCGCCCGCTTCGAGCCTCGTCGCGGCGCCGGAAGCGACGTCGGGCTGCGCGCGTCCGCTTGCGGATGTGGACGCCGAAGCGGCGCCGCGAGTCGTCACGGGCATCGCGGAGCTGGATCGCGTGCTCGGCGGCGGGCTCGTGCCGGGCAGCGTCGTGTTGTTAGGCGGCGAGCCGGGGATCGGGAAGAGCACGCTGTGCCTACAGCTCGCGGCCAACGTCGCAGCGGCGCACGGCGCGGTGCTCTACGTCAGCGGCGAGGAGAGCCTCGAGCAGGTGCGGATGCGCGCGGGGCGGCTCGGCGCGGTGCCGAAGTCGCTGCTCGCGCTCGCGGAGACCCGCGTCGAGGCGCTCGCGGCGCCGTGGCAGGACGCGCGACCGAAGCTCGTGCTCGTGGATTCGGTGCAGACGCTGCGCACCGAGCGCGTGCCGTCGGCACCGGGCTCCGTCGCGCAGGTGCGCGAGAGCGCGGCGCTGCTCGCCGCCACGGCGAAGGCGCAGGGCGTGCCGCTCGTGCTCGTCGGCCACGTGACGAAAGACGGCGCGCTCGCCGGCCCGCGCGTGCTCGAGCACCTCGTCGACGTCGTGCTCACCTTCGAGGGCGATCGCGGCCACCCCTATCGAATCTTGCGGGCCACGAAGAACCGCTTCGGTGCGACCGACGAGCTCGGCGTGTTCACGCACGAGGAGAAGGGGCTCGTCGCGGTCGAGAATCCGAGCGAGCTGTTCCTCGCGGAGCGCCAAGCCGGCGCGCCGGGCTCGTGCGTCATGCCCGTGATCGAGGGCACGCGCCCGTTGTTGTTGGAAGTGCAGGCGCTCGTTGCGCCCGCGGGCTACGGCACCGCGCGCCGCACGTGTCTCGGCGTCGACGACGGCCGCGTTGCGCTGCTGCTCGCCGTGCTCGATCGCCGCACCGACGTCGACCTGCTCTCGCGCGACGTGTTCGTGAACGTGGTCGGCGGCATGCGCATCACGGAGCCCGCCGCGGATCTCGCGGTCGCGCTCGCGATCGCTTCGAGCCGCCTCGATCTGCCGCTGCCCGCCGACGTTGCCGCGTGCGGCGAGGTCGGCCTCGGCGGCGAGGTGCGCCGCGTCGGCCGCATCGAGCAGCGCCTGCGCGAGGCCGCGCGGCTCGGCTTTCGCCGCGTGCTCGTTCCCGCACAGCTCGCCGCCACGAGTGTCGGCGGCGCGGAGGCGATCGGCGTCGCGGACATCGCGGCAGCCGTGGCGTGGCTGCGCGCGCAGCCTCCGAAAGCAAGCTCCGAGCGGCCGCGTGAACGCAGCTCGTTCACGCCCCGTGACTTCTAG
- a CDS encoding polyprenyl synthetase family protein: MTERVATPAALSAALKRSAPVLEQVERTMREAIAGDHALIGEIGDHVLSSGGKRLRPLLVMLAAELCGYDGPRRVQIAAAIELLHTATLLHDDVVDLATLRRGKEAARAIWGNRRAVLVGDYFYARASSMIVEDGNLDILSIFADTIRRMSEGELLQLERSFDPDVTEAHYYAVIDRKSASLIAAAAEAGAILAGVTRAERRRLAQYGREFGLAFQLRDDALDYSASEAELGKSPYTDVREGKVTLPLLLTLKRATATERDAVAAVLKTAARRAAELQAEGITAIDQALGRGELAPVVELIERHHGIADTNRRAREHIARAAEAIAPFPDGPSKNALLAAADYAVGRES, translated from the coding sequence ATGACTGAGCGAGTTGCAACGCCCGCTGCCCTCTCCGCCGCGCTGAAGCGAAGCGCGCCCGTGCTCGAGCAAGTCGAGCGCACGATGCGCGAAGCGATCGCCGGCGATCACGCGCTGATCGGCGAGATCGGCGATCACGTGCTGTCGAGCGGCGGCAAGCGCCTACGCCCGCTGCTCGTGATGCTCGCCGCCGAGCTGTGCGGCTACGACGGCCCGCGCCGCGTGCAGATCGCCGCCGCGATCGAGCTGCTCCACACCGCGACGCTGCTGCACGACGACGTGGTCGACCTCGCGACGCTGCGCCGCGGCAAGGAGGCCGCGCGTGCGATCTGGGGCAACCGCCGCGCCGTGCTCGTGGGCGATTACTTCTATGCGCGCGCGTCTTCGATGATCGTCGAAGATGGCAACTTGGACATTCTCTCGATCTTCGCCGACACGATCCGGCGCATGTCCGAAGGCGAGCTGCTGCAGCTCGAGCGCAGCTTCGATCCCGACGTGACCGAGGCGCACTACTACGCGGTGATCGATCGCAAGAGCGCGTCGCTGATCGCCGCCGCAGCCGAGGCCGGCGCGATTCTCGCGGGCGTGACGCGCGCCGAGCGCCGCCGCCTCGCGCAGTACGGCCGCGAGTTCGGCCTCGCCTTCCAGCTGCGCGACGACGCGCTCGACTACTCGGCCAGCGAAGCCGAGCTCGGCAAGAGCCCGTACACCGACGTGCGCGAAGGCAAGGTCACCCTGCCGCTCCTGCTCACGCTGAAGCGCGCGACCGCGACCGAGCGCGATGCCGTCGCCGCGGTGCTGAAGACGGCGGCGCGCCGCGCGGCGGAGCTGCAGGCCGAGGGCATCACCGCGATCGACCAGGCGTTGGGGCGCGGCGAGCTCGCGCCGGTGGTCGAGCTGATCGAGCGCCACCACGGCATCGCCGACACGAATCGCCGCGCGCGCGAGCACATCGCGCGCGCCGCCGAAGCCATCGCGCCGTTCCCCGACGGCCCGAGCAAGAACGCCCTCCTCGCCGCGGCGGACTACGCCGTCGGCCGCGAAAGCTGA
- a CDS encoding helix-hairpin-helix domain-containing protein: MRALLSALALGLVLLTTSAPTFAAAKLSGVVNVNTASPEQLSLLPGIGEARAREIVAARAKQGGFKRVEDLLAVKGIGEASLAKLRPYVALQGETTLKQQ; this comes from the coding sequence ATCCGCGCCCTTCTCTCGGCCCTCGCTCTCGGACTTGTCCTCCTCACCACCTCGGCCCCCACGTTCGCCGCGGCGAAGCTCTCGGGCGTCGTCAACGTGAACACCGCCTCGCCGGAGCAGCTGTCGCTGCTGCCGGGCATCGGCGAAGCGCGCGCCCGCGAGATCGTCGCCGCGCGCGCGAAGCAAGGCGGCTTCAAGCGCGTCGAGGATCTGCTCGCGGTCAAGGGCATCGGCGAAGCGAGCCTCGCCAAGCTGCGCCCGTACGTCGCGCTGCAGGGCGAGACGACGCTGAAGCAGCAGTAG
- a CDS encoding ABC transporter substrate-binding protein translates to MPRRAITLAALCFSLAFAARAEPAQRVVSLNPSLTAMALALGARAQLVGVDDFSARQEPAARDLTRVGGLYDSSLEAVVALRPDLVMLVPSAEQRSFQEQLAALGIRRFVADPTSYDEVLATIRAVGSELGREREAAARVAQLRAARERAEAASARRPRVRALLVLQRDPLFVAGAGTFVDDMLRAAGADNIATELPGTWPRGSREWLLAAKPEVILDSTDEPEPAAEFWARWPSLRARVVSLPAGAVTLPGPYLDRALALIEAALHPQTAAAP, encoded by the coding sequence GTGCCTCGACGCGCCATCACTCTCGCCGCGCTCTGCTTCTCGCTCGCGTTCGCTGCGCGCGCGGAGCCAGCGCAGCGCGTCGTCTCGCTGAATCCGTCGCTCACTGCGATGGCGCTTGCGCTCGGAGCGCGCGCGCAGCTCGTGGGCGTGGACGACTTCTCCGCGCGGCAAGAGCCCGCGGCTCGCGACCTCACACGCGTCGGCGGGCTCTATGACTCGAGCCTCGAGGCGGTCGTCGCGCTGCGGCCCGATCTCGTGATGCTCGTGCCGAGCGCCGAGCAGCGCAGCTTTCAGGAGCAGCTCGCCGCGCTGGGGATTCGCCGATTCGTCGCCGACCCCACGAGCTACGACGAAGTGCTCGCGACGATCCGCGCCGTCGGGAGTGAGCTCGGGCGCGAGCGCGAGGCCGCAGCGCGCGTGGCGCAGCTGCGCGCCGCACGCGAGCGCGCCGAGGCTGCGAGCGCGCGCCGGCCGCGTGTGCGCGCGCTGCTCGTGCTGCAACGCGACCCGCTCTTCGTCGCGGGCGCGGGCACATTCGTGGACGACATGCTGCGCGCCGCCGGCGCTGACAACATCGCCACCGAGCTGCCTGGCACCTGGCCGCGCGGCTCGCGCGAGTGGCTGCTCGCGGCCAAGCCCGAAGTGATCCTCGATTCCACCGACGAGCCCGAGCCTGCCGCCGAGTTCTGGGCGCGCTGGCCTTCGCTGCGCGCGCGCGTGGTCTCGTTGCCGGCGGGCGCCGTCACGCTGCCCGGGCCGTACCTCGATCGCGCGCTCGCGCTGATCGAGGCTGCGCTGCATCCGCAAACCGCAGCCGCGCCGTGA
- a CDS encoding iron ABC transporter permease, translating into MSDSLTLARLARVLAGLALLLFFALALGVAVGPSGLALGEVLAALRGGADDVARDIVVRVRLPRVLLAAGVGASLATAGAAFQALLRNPLADPFILGVSGGAALGSIVVISLGAALGVAASAAPVAAFAGAVATVLSLLATAGPRGRLDPTRLLLIGVVFNALASAAIVFLASIAGLAEGSKIFLYLIGNLSDARPALAGWIAAFLALGLAGALPFARALNALALGDDTAALLGFEPARVKLALLLTTSLLVGAAVAVAGLVGFVGLIVPHALRLLFGADHRLLLPASALGGAAFLVACDALARTALGGPELPVGAITALVGGPLFLVLLRKRAGLSS; encoded by the coding sequence GTGAGCGACTCGCTGACCCTCGCGCGCCTTGCGCGCGTGCTCGCAGGTCTCGCGCTGCTGCTGTTCTTCGCGCTCGCGCTCGGCGTCGCGGTCGGCCCGTCGGGGCTCGCGCTCGGCGAGGTGCTCGCCGCGCTGCGGGGAGGCGCGGACGACGTCGCGCGCGACATCGTCGTGCGCGTGCGGCTCCCGCGCGTGCTGCTCGCCGCCGGTGTCGGCGCCTCGCTCGCGACCGCGGGCGCAGCGTTCCAAGCGCTGCTGCGCAACCCGCTCGCGGACCCGTTCATCCTCGGCGTCTCGGGCGGCGCCGCGCTCGGCTCCATTGTCGTGATTTCGCTCGGTGCGGCCCTCGGCGTCGCAGCGAGCGCCGCACCCGTCGCCGCGTTCGCCGGAGCGGTCGCCACCGTGTTGTCATTGCTCGCGACCGCCGGCCCGCGCGGCCGGCTCGATCCGACGCGTCTGCTTCTGATCGGCGTCGTGTTCAACGCGCTCGCCTCCGCCGCGATCGTGTTCCTCGCCTCGATCGCCGGGCTCGCCGAGGGCTCGAAGATCTTCCTCTACCTGATCGGCAACCTCTCCGACGCGCGGCCCGCGCTCGCGGGCTGGATCGCCGCCTTCCTCGCGCTCGGCCTCGCCGGCGCGCTGCCGTTCGCGCGCGCGCTCAATGCGCTCGCGCTGGGCGACGACACCGCCGCGCTGCTCGGCTTCGAGCCCGCGCGCGTGAAGCTCGCGCTGCTGCTGACGACCTCGCTCTTGGTGGGCGCCGCGGTTGCGGTCGCGGGCCTCGTCGGCTTCGTCGGCCTGATCGTTCCGCACGCGCTGCGGCTGCTCTTCGGCGCGGACCATCGGCTGCTGTTGCCGGCCTCCGCGCTCGGCGGCGCGGCGTTCCTCGTCGCGTGCGATGCGCTCGCGCGCACCGCGCTCGGCGGGCCCGAGCTTCCCGTGGGCGCCATCACGGCGCTGGTCGGCGGGCCGCTCTTCCTCGTGTTGTTACGGAAGCGCGCGGGGCTCAGCTCGTGA
- a CDS encoding ABC transporter ATP-binding protein: MTAALALDSVTALRGARRVLDGASLALAFGEVLVLAGRNGAGKTTLLRVATGLAVPSAGRVVLAGRALAELPRAEIARSVALVPQDTHVPFPFSAFEIVLMGRAPHLGAFGFESREDRRIASACLERLGIAALAARGIDELSGGERQLVTIARALAQEPRVLLLDEPTAHLDLAHRLALEALLRDLAREGKAALLVSHDLAGAARVADRIALLASGRVLASGTAREVLRPELMREAFGVEATLVETSEGPVVAPKRAG, from the coding sequence GTGACCGCGGCGCTCGCGCTCGACTCCGTCACGGCGCTGCGCGGCGCTCGGCGCGTGCTCGACGGCGCGTCGCTCGCGCTCGCGTTCGGCGAGGTGCTCGTGCTCGCGGGGCGCAACGGCGCGGGCAAGACGACGCTGCTGCGCGTGGCGACGGGTCTCGCCGTGCCGAGCGCGGGGCGCGTTGTGCTCGCTGGCCGTGCGCTCGCGGAGCTGCCCCGCGCCGAGATCGCGCGCAGCGTTGCGCTCGTGCCGCAGGACACGCACGTGCCCTTCCCGTTCAGCGCGTTCGAGATCGTGCTGATGGGCCGCGCGCCGCATCTCGGCGCGTTCGGCTTCGAGTCGCGCGAGGACCGCCGCATCGCGAGCGCGTGCCTGGAGCGCCTCGGCATCGCGGCGCTCGCAGCACGCGGCATCGACGAGCTCTCGGGCGGCGAGCGCCAGCTCGTCACGATCGCGCGCGCGCTCGCGCAGGAGCCGCGCGTGCTGCTGCTCGACGAGCCCACCGCGCACCTCGACCTCGCGCACCGCCTCGCGCTCGAAGCGCTGCTGCGCGACCTCGCGCGCGAAGGCAAGGCGGCGCTGCTCGTGTCGCACGATCTTGCCGGCGCAGCGCGCGTGGCGGACCGCATCGCGCTGCTCGCGAGCGGCCGCGTGCTCGCGAGCGGCACGGCGCGCGAGGTGCTGCGCCCCGAGCTGATGCGCGAGGCGTTCGGCGTCGAGGCGACGCTCGTGGAAACGAGCGAAGGGCCCGTAGTAGCGCCGAAGCGAGCAGGTTAG
- the eno gene encoding phosphopyruvate hydratase, with translation MAKRRAAKKKAAKRTAKGKPAANRSALAIAKIAAFEILDSRGNPTLSVEVTTSSGHVGRAAVPSGASTGSREALELRDKDPARYLGKGVTRAVANVNGEVARKLRGAALGGLAEQRALDAALCALDGTETKSRLGANALLGVSLAAAHAAAAAAGAPLYRWIGGSKATLLPAPMMNVVNGGAHADNNVDLQEFMLYPVGAPSFREALRWGAEIFHKLRAVLHDKGYSTAVGDEGGFAPDLKSNVEAMELVMRAIEAAGYRPGEQVAIALDPATSELYEGGIYDLAGEGAKKSSEEMVEFWADWCARYPIVSIEDGLAEQDWDGWARLTTRLGDRVQLVGDDLFVTNPKILREGIEKRVANAILIKVNQIGTLSETLEAIAIAKQAGYGAISSHRSGETEDTTIADLAVATGVGQIKTGSLCRTDRIAKYNRLLRIEAELGARAKYAGRSTLAGAK, from the coding sequence ATGGCGAAGCGGCGGGCGGCGAAGAAGAAGGCGGCGAAGCGAACTGCGAAGGGGAAGCCGGCGGCGAATCGCAGCGCGCTCGCGATCGCGAAGATCGCCGCGTTCGAGATTCTCGACTCGCGGGGCAACCCCACGCTCTCGGTGGAAGTAACGACTTCGAGCGGACACGTGGGCCGCGCCGCGGTTCCGTCCGGCGCGTCGACCGGCTCGCGCGAAGCGCTCGAGCTGCGCGACAAAGATCCCGCGCGTTACCTCGGCAAGGGTGTGACGCGCGCCGTCGCGAACGTGAACGGCGAAGTGGCGCGCAAGCTGCGCGGCGCGGCGCTCGGCGGGCTCGCGGAGCAGCGCGCGCTCGATGCGGCGCTGTGCGCGCTCGATGGCACGGAGACGAAGTCGCGGCTCGGCGCCAACGCGCTGCTCGGCGTCTCGCTCGCGGCGGCGCACGCAGCGGCTGCGGCGGCCGGCGCGCCGCTTTATCGCTGGATCGGCGGCAGCAAGGCCACGCTCTTGCCCGCGCCGATGATGAACGTCGTGAACGGCGGCGCGCACGCCGACAACAACGTCGACCTGCAGGAGTTCATGCTCTACCCCGTCGGAGCGCCGAGCTTTCGCGAAGCGCTGCGCTGGGGCGCCGAGATCTTCCACAAGCTGCGCGCCGTGCTGCACGACAAGGGCTATTCGACGGCGGTCGGCGACGAGGGCGGCTTCGCTCCCGATCTCAAGAGCAACGTCGAGGCGATGGAGCTCGTGATGCGCGCGATCGAGGCCGCGGGCTACCGGCCCGGCGAGCAGGTCGCGATCGCGCTCGATCCCGCGACGAGTGAGCTCTACGAGGGCGGCATCTACGACCTCGCGGGCGAGGGCGCGAAGAAGTCGAGCGAGGAGATGGTCGAATTCTGGGCCGACTGGTGCGCGCGCTATCCGATCGTGTCGATCGAGGACGGCCTCGCCGAGCAGGACTGGGACGGCTGGGCGCGCCTGACGACTCGGCTCGGCGATCGCGTGCAGCTCGTGGGCGACGACCTGTTCGTGACGAATCCGAAGATCCTGCGCGAGGGCATCGAGAAGCGCGTCGCGAACGCGATCCTGATCAAGGTGAACCAGATCGGGACGCTCTCGGAGACGCTCGAGGCGATCGCGATCGCGAAGCAGGCCGGCTACGGGGCGATCTCGTCGCACCGCTCGGGCGAGACGGAAGACACCACGATCGCGGACCTCGCGGTGGCGACGGGCGTGGGTCAGATCAAGACCGGCTCGCTCTGCCGCACGGACCGCATCGCGAAGTACAACCGCTTGCTGCGCATCGAGGCCGAGCTCGGCGCGCGAGCGAAGTACGCGGGCCGCAGCACGCTCGCGGGAGCGAAGTGA
- a CDS encoding dihydrodipicolinate synthase family protein: MRSLEHTRPRPGLSVPVVTALSARGELIEADQRALVRFVIQSGWGADIVFANGTTGEWDRVGPETGRRVVAICAEEVKKASTELAEGERVECWAGVTAATRAETLASASAAIAAGADALVIAPLAIRDVSDAVQFVARDVGDLLDASPRRVPVYLYDNAAIAADPHRTHIRTKQVKALSRLDFVRGIKVSAPRKVLGNYTQAARQFRERGEFGIYVGDAMTIFDVFRPRAGIAGVLSDYWQRFWLSGGLPIGVVSGPANALPREWAHAWQACRAGDAERMAAAERVLSEFRAATKAGGASRTIACLKRALLAQGVLTSDAVASGTPALGAEDAARFDAAFARVRALAREVLEPTWVTHERSA, from the coding sequence ATGCGCTCCCTCGAGCACACGCGCCCGCGCCCAGGACTCTCGGTACCAGTTGTTACGGCGCTGTCGGCGCGCGGCGAGCTGATCGAAGCGGATCAGCGTGCGCTCGTACGCTTCGTGATTCAGAGCGGCTGGGGCGCGGACATCGTGTTCGCGAACGGCACGACGGGCGAATGGGATCGCGTCGGTCCCGAGACGGGGCGGCGCGTCGTCGCGATCTGCGCGGAGGAAGTGAAGAAGGCGAGCACGGAGCTCGCCGAGGGAGAGCGCGTCGAGTGCTGGGCGGGCGTGACCGCGGCGACGCGCGCCGAGACGCTCGCGAGCGCGAGCGCTGCAATCGCCGCCGGCGCCGATGCGCTCGTGATCGCGCCGCTCGCGATTCGCGACGTCAGCGACGCGGTGCAGTTCGTCGCACGCGACGTGGGTGATCTGCTCGACGCGAGCCCGCGGCGAGTCCCGGTCTATCTCTACGACAACGCCGCGATCGCGGCTGATCCGCACCGCACGCACATCCGCACGAAGCAGGTGAAGGCGCTCTCGCGGCTCGACTTCGTGCGCGGCATCAAGGTGAGTGCGCCGCGGAAGGTGCTCGGCAACTACACGCAGGCCGCGCGCCAGTTCCGCGAGCGCGGCGAGTTCGGCATCTACGTCGGCGACGCGATGACGATCTTCGACGTGTTCCGCCCGCGCGCCGGAATCGCCGGCGTGCTGAGTGATTACTGGCAGCGCTTCTGGCTCTCGGGCGGGCTCCCGATCGGCGTCGTGTCGGGCCCCGCGAACGCGCTGCCGCGCGAGTGGGCGCACGCGTGGCAGGCGTGCCGCGCGGGAGACGCGGAGCGCATGGCCGCAGCGGAGCGCGTGCTCAGCGAGTTTCGCGCGGCGACGAAGGCCGGCGGCGCGAGCCGCACGATCGCGTGCCTCAAGCGCGCGCTGCTCGCGCAGGGCGTGCTCACGAGCGATGCCGTCGCTTCGGGCACGCCCGCGCTCGGAGCGGAGGATGCGGCGCGCTTCGATGCCGCGTTCGCCCGCGTGCGCGCGCTCGCGCGGGAGGTCCTCGAGCCAACCTGGGTGACCCATGAGCGATCGGCCTAA